In a genomic window of Besnoitia besnoiti strain Bb-Ger1 chromosome XI, whole genome shotgun sequence:
- a CDS encoding HAD hydrolase, family IIA protein (encoded by transcript BESB_020110), translating into MPSEEFHGSANAAGTVPTGSLCNSFKVARVAACSGAVPCRDASPARDSSEEAVSCSICSECIALVADGFCACCGRACGSQSPSTSSTCASRCSAPSESSVASVPVANAQKRQRETDQAASCASSAAAGGGGSSGLSRASGSPLSSPEQNMRSAATSVGAASGSALPTGGASPQGGTPQSPLDASRSLVRDLGTFPSWWLQKRERFLEQQRRLVAALPSISPVTFTEDQKDILEALKGLGYRVVGEHAREALEDFVSRYDSFVFDVDGVLLMGTQRLAGVADALQALRQRGKRLMFVTNSASKSRQICVDLLTKVGIEAYPEEVICSSYAAAQYVRTTHPDVKKVMIIGEKGLELEFREAGIEIVRAETHAQQPPGAAADSSPLSIRSEADFAALAETLDPAVGAVAIGWDRDLTFAKLCLASLYLQRDDGALPFIAANRDAFDVIRGAKMPANGAGVVALELCSSRQAFCVGKPSVWLAQFLLSKYRLEPRRTLVCGDRLDTDIAFGKNAGADTCVVFTGCTTVEDLAAMPPTHAAAPTFVIPHIGVLQALKNENEATGEEAATRQNGDSA; encoded by the exons ATGCCGAGTGAGGAGTTCCACGGCAGTGCGAACGCGGCGGGCACTGTGCCTACCGGTTCACTGTGTAATTCGTTCAAGGtggcgcgcgtcgcagcctGCTCAGGCGCGGTCCCctgccgcgacgcctctcCCGCACGCGACTCCAGTGAAGAGGCTGTTAGCTGCTCCATCTGCAGCGAGTGCATCGCGCTTGTGGCTGACGGATTCTGCGCATGCTGTGGACGCGCTTGCGGCTCGCAGTCGCCGTCGACCTCCTCCAcgtgcgcctctcgctgcagcgcgccctcggagtcctccgtcgcctccgttCCAGTCGCAAACGCGCAAAAACGCCAGAGGGAGACCGATCAGGCCGCCAGCTgtgcgtcttctgctgcggcaggcggaggcggttCCTCTGGGCTCTCGCGTGCCTCGGGGTCTCCACTTTCCTCCCCGGAGCAGAACATGCGAAGCGCAGCGACTTCGGTGGGCGCTGCGAgcggctccgcgctgcccacggggggcgcgtcgcctcaggGGGGCACGCCACAGTCGCCGTTAGATGCATCCCGTTCGCTCGTCAGAGACTTGGGGACGTTTCCGTCTTGGTGgctgcagaaaagagagcgTTTTcttgagcagcagcggcgcctcgtcgcagcGCTGCCTTCCATCTCGCCGGTAACCTTCACGGAAGACCAGAAAGACATTCTCGAGGCGCTGAAGGGCCTCGGCtaccgcgtcgtcggcgagcacgcgcgcgaggcgctggaggactTTGTCTCGCGGTATGACAGCTTCGTCTTCGACGTCGACGGCGTCCTCCTCATGGGCActcagcgcctcgcaggcgtcgccgatGCCCTCCAGGCGCTTCGCCAGAGAGGGAAGCGCCTTATGTTTGTCACAAACAGCGCGAGCAAGAGCCGGCAAATCTGCGTAGACCTTTTGACGAAAGTTGGAATCGAGGCCTATCCAGAAGAG GTGATTTGCTCGAGttacgcggcggcgcagtaCGTGCGGACGACGCATCCGGACGTGAAGAAAGTGATGATTATTGGGGAGAAGGGGTTGGAACTCGAGTTCCGCGAGGCTGGCATCGAAATCGTGAGAgccgagacacacgcgcagcagcctccaggcgcggcggcggattcgtcgccgctgtcgatTCGCTCCGAGGCGGACTTtgccgcgctggcggagacCTTGGACCCGGCCGTCGGGGCGGTGGCGATCGGCTGGGATCGCGACCTGACGTTTGCGAagctctgcctcgcgtcgctttATCTtcagcgcgacgacggcgcgctgccCTTCATCGCAGCGAACCGGGACGCCTTCGACGTGATTCGCGGCGCGAAGATGCCGGCGAACGGCGCAGGCGTTGTCGCCCTGGAGCTTTGCTCTTCGCGTCAggccttctgcgtcggcaAACCAAGCGTCTGGCTCGCGCAGTTCCTCCTCTCCAAGTACCGgctggagccgcggcggacgctcgTATGCGGAGACCGCCTCGACACAGACATCGCATTCGGCAagaacgcgggcgcggacaCCTGCGTCGTTTTCACAGGATGCACCACTGTCGAGGATCTCGCCGCCATGCCGCCGACccacgcggctgcgccgacCTTTGTGATCCCGCACATTGGAGTCCTTCAGGCTCTGAAAAACGAGAACGAAGCAActggcgaagaagccgccacgcggcagaacggagacagcgcgtga
- a CDS encoding hypothetical protein (encoded by transcript BESB_020120) has product MRVSASRRLRQRQAEAGSAVASAGPGTNKSSATRLVVKKKPAANVSMDRQKNQVASAAKKSIATATSKASSASSKQAAVAKQPAASASKKTSKKAISKKTKSPKAPAKPSKASLVKAIKTREGKGSQGAAENGGVFTNEAHFESPAGTSPEKSTATMALSRSSAAANSGRVSSAHSPASASKTGDARRGQRNAFPEKRSGGFFSWLWRLWG; this is encoded by the exons AtgcgcgtctctgcttctcgacGACTGCGCCAAAGGCAAGCGGAGGCGGGATCCGCTGTTGCCTCGGCTGGCCCCGGGACCAACAAAAGTTCGGCAactcgcctcgtcgtcaaGAAAAAGCCGGCGGCCAACGTTTCCATGGATCGACAAAAGAATCaagtcgcctctgcagcgaaaaAGTCCATCGCCACCGCAACCAGCAAAGCGAGCAGTGCATCCTCGAAGCAGGCCGCGGTGGCGAAGCAGCCTGCAGCTTCAGCCTCCAAGAAGACTAGCAAGAAGGCGATCAGC AAGAAGACTAAGTCCCCCAAGGCCCCGGCAAAGCCCTCGAAGGCATCGCTTGTCAAGGCCATCAAAACCCGTGAAGGCAAGGGCTCGCAGGGAGCTGCTGAAAACGGGGGCGTTTTCACAAACGAGGCTCACTTCGAGTCGCCAGCAGGAACCTCTCCCGAGAAATCGACTGCCACCATGGCTCTTTCTCgttcttcagctgctgcaaACAGCGGCCGCGTGTCGTCTGCGCACTCtcccgccagcgcctccaaGACCGGCGATGCCCGCAGGGGACAGCGCAACGCATTTCCAGAGaaacgcagcggcggctttTTCAGCTGGTTGTGGAGACTGTGGGGCTGA
- a CDS encoding hypothetical protein (encoded by transcript BESB_020130) yields the protein MRPIASIPVFFSLPPSPRWTSCKRPALSWTRPKGTRSPLWAADRERREAQLESREERGSLSFESLASGGAKGRHAAHAGNMRSPPRLSGAPRERGSTGDVISLEASSPFPTSAFSASSTSSRSPHGSGAPSSSRPPARCLPCSRLRGLARRSEPHTPASVTAWDTPQPDSFFRDSSSPMRICFCSSGARSLHSFVSSSASALHPAPAAASSASRPPASSASRSAVDEESSASDACCFSFAFHNKKLNFCVTSVDEDKVEGRQSATSLVKDLVRFEPDIVLLSLGYLDYSKILQKHSKEALLKRGKMDAIDEALIASVPCGAYVPLLQRVFLLDLPHFCIGRSKLSDISALAERLFWLPFELYRLLGSLLFGKAVMINFQRTGVVSGRRMSSGLAETEKEAREKALAPTFYRTFYEDSPRFMALKTHHYLQTWTKSPFARLEPKQEWKDRDWLTWILFGRSRAEKKLRTDAKELEHALLADFPAALRKKDSWNVLVVVTDSAHLQVVKHLKEIAQWKNETPFFVEMHALEDTYTAAYYAVIIVYIFGPVILLLEQTYKGIRKLCRFLKEQSRISVGGDEFLDFEEKGEAKGEGKKSGKLSGLFSVGAFSSRD from the exons ATGAGACCCATTGCCTCGATTCCTGTGttcttttctcttccgccctcgcctcgctggacGTCCTGCAAAAGGCCCGCACTCTCGTGGACGCGGCCGAAAGgcacgcggtcgccgctgTGGGCGGCGGAccgggagagacgcgaggcgcagctggaAAGTCGAGAAGAACGCGGGTCCCTCTCTTTCGAGTCTCTTGCTTCAGGAGGCGCCAAGGGCCGTCatgctgcgcatgcagggaaTATGCGAAGTCCACCAAGACTCTCAGGCgccccgcgcgagcgcggctcgACCGGGGACGTGATTTCGCTAGAGGCCTCCTCTCCGTTTCCAACCTCAGCGTTCTCCGCGAGCAGCACGTCGTCGCGGTCTCCTCATGGCTCCGGTGCGCCCTCTTCCAGTCGTCCACcggctcgctgcctcccttgctcgcgcctgcgcggcctcgcacgTCGCAGCGAGCCGCACACCCCGGCGTCTGTGACCGCATGGGACACTCCACAGCCTGATTCTTTTTTCAGGGACTCCTCTTCTCCTATGAGGATCTGTTTTTGTTCGTCCGGTGCTCGGTCTCTCCACTCCTTcgtgtcttcctctgcgtctgctcttcatccggcgcctgcggcagcttcctctgcgtcgcgcccacctgcctcgtcggcgtcgcggtcGGCCGTAGATGAGGAGAGTTCGGCGTCGGACGCGTGCTGTTTTTCGTTTGCTTTTCACAACAAAAAGTTGAATTTCTGTGTGACGAGTGTGGACGAAGACAAAGTGGAGGGCCGGCAGTCGGCGACCAGCTTGGTTAAGGACTTGGTGCGCTTCGAGCCCGACATCGTGTTGCTTTCTCTCGGCTACCTGGACTACAGCAAGATCCTGCAGAAGCACAGCAAAGAGGCGCTGCTCAAGCGCGGAAAGATGGACGCCATCGACGAGGCGCTCATCGCCAGCGTCCCGTGCGGCGCTTACGTGCCGCTTCTTCAGCGAGTCTTCCTCCTTGACCTGCCGCACTTCTGCATCGGCCGCTCGAAGCTGTCTGACATCAGCGCCTTGGCTGAGCGTCTCTTTTGGCTTCCCTTCGAACTCTACAGACTCCTGGGCAGCCTCCTGTTTGGGAAGGCCGTGATGATCAACTTCCAGCGAACTGGAGTCGTGAGCGGGAGGCGGATGTCCAGCGGCCTGGCAGAAACCgagaaagaggcgcgcgaaaagGCCCTCGCGCCCACCTTCTACCGCACATTCTACGAAGACAGCCCGCGGTTCATGGCTCTCAAGACGCACCACTACCTGCAGACCTGGACGAAGTCGCCCTTTGCGAGGCTGGAACCGAAGCAG GAATGGAAGGATCGCGACTGGCTGACGTGGATTTTGTTTGGGCGCtcgcgagcggagaagaagctgcggacGGATGCGAAGGAGCTGGAGCACGCGTTGCTGGCGGACttccctgcggcgctgcggaagaaaGACTCGTGGAACGTGCTGGTCGTGGTCACCGACTCGGCGCACCTCCAAGTCGTCAAGCACCTCAAGGAAATCGCGCAATGGAAGAACGAAACGCCCTTCTTCGTCGAGATGCATGCACTCGAAGACACGTATACCGCGGCCTACTACGCCGTCATCATCGTTTACATCTTTGGGCCTGTCATCCTGCTTCTCGAACAGACCTACAAAGGCATCCGGAAGCTCTGCCGGTTCCTCAAAGAAC AGAGCCGAATATCTgtgggcggcgacgagtTTCTCGACTTcgaggagaaaggagaggcgaagggagAGGGAAAGAAATCCGGCAAGCTCAGCGGCCTGTTCAGCGTGGGGGCTTTCTCCTCTCGAGACTGA
- a CDS encoding hypothetical protein (encoded by transcript BESB_020140), which produces MLTKSRESRPSPAGGPLGPTPRLRRQPFSLSRDEFRDEAEQAIPLPRRPLPGSTPLGARGALQPRDAFDARRGRRGPRGTRYAAEEEGAGEKKNEGGANARRLPFETQVQNLFASGLARPRDRLRLSGLNRSRPLLIARLPDDLAALSPPITIQQDIPILPVGEEGNTQLRLEGEKMAPWRISDSSDLKDEKQEDGSSRRPREEGDDLNTRKKQKVFVSKPNDVNADCFFLLVQGKEFVEVLPISGWLNFDRTVVSKGEEVPTAEDAEYQSRAKAAQEAALAARLAQLRRGGAESDEEGERGAKDSAKSAKRDGSPDGDNDDLGLRRQKQKRMKQLLRQKAGHNQKLNEYIDSALSVTALRQAEVDWDFEEGERSDDEEDVATEVKQQQGAEGEDLLAGHEAAEDLVVTDDEDAAGVADAADLTNYGQKMKTLLDKAKDDEADDELHQFESDEGEENEEGEGATAAAAGAPAVGGAASASSSSPRPPSSVSASSAAPSGKPVVKPGGSAVQSAAPKAAEDDADLKSRVIRIMQQHMGRMTVKHFMSAFKVKEKNEEFKKIQQVVHKICKMETTEDKQKFIILKPEYRM; this is translated from the exons ATGCTGACTAAAAGTCGAGAGTCGCGCCCGAGCCCGGCGGGCGGTCCGCTGGGTCCGACGCCGCGACTCCGCCGGCAgcctttctcgctctcgcgcgacgaATTCCGCGACGAGGCTGAGCAGGCGATTCCGCTTCCGAGGCGACCGCTGCCAGGATCCACGCCGctcggcgcacgcggcgcgctgcagccgcgagacgcgTTCGACGccagacgagggagacgaggcccTCGGGGGACAAGGTACGcggccgaagaagaaggcgctggcgagaaaaaaaacgagGGAGGCGCAAACGCGCGGAGAC TCCCCTTCGAAACGCAAGTACAGAACCTCTTCGCCTCAGGCC TCGCCCGACCCCGCGACAGGCTGCGGTTGAGTGGCTTGAaccgctcgcggccgcttctcatcgcgcggcttcccgacgacctcgccgcgctgtcgccgcccaTCACAATTCAGCAAGATATTCCTATC CTTCCTGtgggcgaagaaggcaacacgcagctgcggcttgAGGGAGAGAAGATGGCTCCGTGGCGCATCAGCGACTCTTCAGACTTGAAGGATGAGAAACAAGAAGACggctcgtcgcggcggccgcgagaagagggcgacgacctCAACACGCGAAAGAAGCAAAAAGTCTTCGTCTCGAAACCCAACGACGTCAACGCGgactgcttcttcctcctcgtgcaAGGCAAG GAGTTTGTGGAGGTGTTGCCGATCAGCGGCTGGCTCAACTTCGACAGGACTGTCGTCTCGAAGGGTGAGGAAGTGCCAACGGCTGAAGACGCAGAGTATCAG AGTCGCGCAAAGGCCGCGCAAGAggccgcgctggctgcccgcttggcgcagctgcggcggggtggcgccgagagcgacgaggagggcgagcgaggcgcgaaggactcggcgaagagcgcgaaaAGAGATGGCTCTCCTGACGGAGACAACGACGATCTGGGCCTGAGAAG gcagaagcagaagagaatGAAGCAGTTACTGCGGCAGAAGGCTGGACACAACCAAAAGCTGAACGAGTACATCGACTC TGCGCTGAGCGtgacggcgctgcggcaggcggaagTCGACTGGGActtcgaggagggcgagcggagcgacgacgaagaggacgtgGCGACCGAAGTGAAGCAGCAAcagggcgcggaaggcgaggactTGCTCGCGGGTCACGAGGCCGCTGAAGACCTCGTGGTcacagacgacgaggacgccgcgggcgtcgccgacgcggcagacCTGACCAACTACGGCCAG AAAATGAAGACGCTTCTCGACAAAGCCAAGGATGAcgaggccgacgacgagctGCACCAATTCGAGTcggacgagggagaagag aacgaagaaggcgaaggcgcgactgcggctgcggcaggcgcgccggcggtcggaggcgcggcctcggcgtcgtcctcttccccgcggccgccgtcctctgtgtctgcttccagcgccgcgcccagcggAAAGCCGGTGGTGAAGCCTGGCGGGAGCGCCGTGCaaagcgcggcgccgaaggccgcagaagacgatgCGGACCTCAAGAGTCGCGTGATTCGTATCATGCAGCAGCACATGGGTCGCATGACAGTCAAg CACTTCATGAGCGCCTTCAAGGTGAAGGAGAAGAACGAAGAGTTCAAAAAAATCCAG CAAGTGGTGCACAAGATTTGCAAGATGGAGACTACAGAGGACAAGCAGAAATTCATCATTCTGAAGCCGGAGTATCGCATGTGA